A stretch of the Helicoverpa armigera isolate CAAS_96S chromosome 5, ASM3070526v1, whole genome shotgun sequence genome encodes the following:
- the LOC110380446 gene encoding uncharacterized protein LOC110380446 isoform X2, producing MESRRDIRTTAENETERRISKNPRFNLHLVQKATEPSDRPMIDCTKFERLSFYRSYTSSPIKIELVVLSHLVLNDYIWFYVLNLFLKSLPHSFLHFFMASYAPEEHIFLTKMVPVCHGFKYLLVVAAFFELLLYSSSVIQLFHFSLDGLASKNPWNRCKNATYFDVGMNETVHCYNFEYFGDILFNNSDIIFDKFKLIYVDANGTHFSSSVAEYYRTNVILTTHFSFVRDLIYFVMLWSVITYFHNWAEKRTLWRSADVDLIAESISAPPVVHILTARSTQEINPGTDCATMVISNTLLYFLKSLVFFEIKTYVESFAHSSIHMMDFYQRTWFFYWPLFYSHFYFGNVYTIVFMFWTGVNEFLVMIVTYHCLIQTVIYEWPKFQHRVKIWFFKVPFVILGVVVVIFTNGWYIANFFIASKALITVVESVFLYLLYPLGRLVDDYTFHYGTPPTRLRILNLRLVPVYYAFKYYFMMNATYDVLSQPEVKIKIPYFVWSWPIMAVPLFLGVLWIIYKYLVRQRMTWQYIFRPIPKWGPRDFSERQLRKQYSSKYYISSEVPKLLSRYLMSKRESKVYKVDVRYDMQRRSTVSKAVGFSAPSKKNM from the exons ATGGAGAGTCGAAGAGATATCAGGACAACTGCAGAAAATGAGACTGAAAGACGGATATCGAAAAACCCAAGATTTAATTTGCATTTAGTACAAAAG GCTACCGAACCTTCTGATCGGCCTATGATTGACTGTACAAAGTTTGAGAGACTATCTTTTTACCGCTCATACACTTCATCGCCAATTAAAATCGAATTGGTTGTATTATCGCATTTGGTTTTAAATGA ctacatctggttctacgtgttgaatttatttttgaaatctttACCACATAGTTTTCTTCACTTTTTTATGGCATCCTATGCGCCTGaagagcatatttttttaactaaaatggtCCCTGTTTGTCAtg gtTTCAAGTACTTATTAGTAGTAGCAGCATTCTTTGAACTCCTTTTATATTCCAGTAGTGTTATTCAGCTATTCCATTTCTCGTTGGATGGTTTGGCATCCAAAAATCCTTGGAACAG GTGTAAAAACGCTACTTATTTTGACGTCGGAATGAACGAAACAGTCCACTGTTACAATTTTGAATACTTTGGAGACATATTATTCAACAATAGTGACATCATTTTTgacaaatttaaattaatttatgtggATGCAAACGGCACGCATTTTAGTTCAAGTGTGGCAGAATATTACAGAACTAatgt GATTTTAACTACGCACTTCTCGTTTGTTCGAGACTTAATTTATTTCGTGATGCTTTGGTCagtaataacatattttcataattggGCCGAAAAAAGGACATTGTGGCGT TCTGCTGATGTGGATTTGATCGCCGAATCTATAAGCGCGCCACCAGTTGTCCATATTCTGACTGCAAGAAGTACTCAAGAG ATAAATCCTGGAACGGATTGCGCAACGATGGTTATTTCAAATACGTTGTTATATTTTCTCAAATCACTTGTATTTTTTGAGATCAAAACGTACGTCGAGTCTTTCGCCCATTCGTCTATTCATATGATGGATTTTT ATCAACGCACTTGGTTCTTCTACTGGCCTCTATTTTATTCACACTTCTATTTCGGCAACGTTTATACAATAGTATTCATGTTTTGGACAGGAGTTAACGAGTTCTTAGTTAtg ATAGTGACATATCATTGTTTAATACAAACCGTGATCTATGAATGGCCAAAGTTTCAACATAGAGttaaaatttggttttttaaAGTGCCGTTTGTTATTTTAGGCGTAGTGGTTGTAATTTTTACCAACGGATGG tacaTAGCAAATTTTTTTATCGCCAGTAAAGCTTTAATAACTGTCGTGGAATCCGTATTCTTGTACCTATTGTACCCTTTAGGAAGACTTGTAGACGACTATACATTTCATTACGGGACTCCACCAACCAGGTTGAGAATTCTGAACTTAAGATTAGTACCAGTATACTACgcg TTCAAGTATTACTTCATGATGAATGCTACATATGATGTACTGAGTCAACCAgaagtaaaaataaagattCCGTACTTCGTCTGGTCGTGGCCCATTATGGCCGTGCCATTATTTCTTGGCGTATTATGGATAATATACAAGTACCTTGTAAGGCAGAGAATG ACTTGGCAGTATATTTTCCGCCCTATCCCAAAATGGGGACCGAGGGATTTTTCTGAACGGCAACTCAGAAAGCAATATAGTtctaaatat TACATCAGTTCAGAAGTACCGAAACTACTGAGCCGCTATCTAATGTCTAAAAGGGAGTCTAAAGTATATAAAGTGGATGTTCGTTACGACATGCAAAGAAGGTCAACGGTCAGCAAGGCGGTCGGTTTTAGCGCTcccagtaaaaaaaatatgtaa
- the LOC110380446 gene encoding uncharacterized protein LOC110380446 isoform X1: protein MESRRDIRTTAENETERRISKNPRFNLHLVQKATEPSDRPMIDCTKFERLSFYRSYTSSPIKIELVVLSHLVLNDYIWFYVLNLFLKSLPHSFLHFFMASYAPEEHIFLTKMVPVCHGFKYLLVVAAFFELLLYSSSVIQLFHFSLDGLASKNPWNRCKNATYFDVGMNETVHCYNFEYFGDILFNNSDIIFDKFKLIYVDANGTHFSSSVAEYYRTNVILTTHFSFVRDLIYFVMLWSVITYFHNWAEKRTLWRALNVSHWVTIAIDVTAFLYLISVETHKHENEPAANSTVLAQPPEYSIFSFEYWSADVDLIAESISAPPVVHILTARSTQEINPGTDCATMVISNTLLYFLKSLVFFEIKTYVESFAHSSIHMMDFYQRTWFFYWPLFYSHFYFGNVYTIVFMFWTGVNEFLVMIVTYHCLIQTVIYEWPKFQHRVKIWFFKVPFVILGVVVVIFTNGWYIANFFIASKALITVVESVFLYLLYPLGRLVDDYTFHYGTPPTRLRILNLRLVPVYYAFKYYFMMNATYDVLSQPEVKIKIPYFVWSWPIMAVPLFLGVLWIIYKYLVRQRMTWQYIFRPIPKWGPRDFSERQLRKQYSSKYYISSEVPKLLSRYLMSKRESKVYKVDVRYDMQRRSTVSKAVGFSAPSKKNM from the exons ATGGAGAGTCGAAGAGATATCAGGACAACTGCAGAAAATGAGACTGAAAGACGGATATCGAAAAACCCAAGATTTAATTTGCATTTAGTACAAAAG GCTACCGAACCTTCTGATCGGCCTATGATTGACTGTACAAAGTTTGAGAGACTATCTTTTTACCGCTCATACACTTCATCGCCAATTAAAATCGAATTGGTTGTATTATCGCATTTGGTTTTAAATGA ctacatctggttctacgtgttgaatttatttttgaaatctttACCACATAGTTTTCTTCACTTTTTTATGGCATCCTATGCGCCTGaagagcatatttttttaactaaaatggtCCCTGTTTGTCAtg gtTTCAAGTACTTATTAGTAGTAGCAGCATTCTTTGAACTCCTTTTATATTCCAGTAGTGTTATTCAGCTATTCCATTTCTCGTTGGATGGTTTGGCATCCAAAAATCCTTGGAACAG GTGTAAAAACGCTACTTATTTTGACGTCGGAATGAACGAAACAGTCCACTGTTACAATTTTGAATACTTTGGAGACATATTATTCAACAATAGTGACATCATTTTTgacaaatttaaattaatttatgtggATGCAAACGGCACGCATTTTAGTTCAAGTGTGGCAGAATATTACAGAACTAatgt GATTTTAACTACGCACTTCTCGTTTGTTCGAGACTTAATTTATTTCGTGATGCTTTGGTCagtaataacatattttcataattggGCCGAAAAAAGGACATTGTGGCGT gcACTAAATGTATCCCATTGGGTAACAATTGCTATTGATGTAACAGCGTTTTTATACTTAATATCAGTTGAGACTCATAAGCATGAAAACGAGCCAGCTGCGAACTCTACAGTTTTAGCCCAACCACCCGAATATAGTATCTTTAGCTTCGAATATTGG TCTGCTGATGTGGATTTGATCGCCGAATCTATAAGCGCGCCACCAGTTGTCCATATTCTGACTGCAAGAAGTACTCAAGAG ATAAATCCTGGAACGGATTGCGCAACGATGGTTATTTCAAATACGTTGTTATATTTTCTCAAATCACTTGTATTTTTTGAGATCAAAACGTACGTCGAGTCTTTCGCCCATTCGTCTATTCATATGATGGATTTTT ATCAACGCACTTGGTTCTTCTACTGGCCTCTATTTTATTCACACTTCTATTTCGGCAACGTTTATACAATAGTATTCATGTTTTGGACAGGAGTTAACGAGTTCTTAGTTAtg ATAGTGACATATCATTGTTTAATACAAACCGTGATCTATGAATGGCCAAAGTTTCAACATAGAGttaaaatttggttttttaaAGTGCCGTTTGTTATTTTAGGCGTAGTGGTTGTAATTTTTACCAACGGATGG tacaTAGCAAATTTTTTTATCGCCAGTAAAGCTTTAATAACTGTCGTGGAATCCGTATTCTTGTACCTATTGTACCCTTTAGGAAGACTTGTAGACGACTATACATTTCATTACGGGACTCCACCAACCAGGTTGAGAATTCTGAACTTAAGATTAGTACCAGTATACTACgcg TTCAAGTATTACTTCATGATGAATGCTACATATGATGTACTGAGTCAACCAgaagtaaaaataaagattCCGTACTTCGTCTGGTCGTGGCCCATTATGGCCGTGCCATTATTTCTTGGCGTATTATGGATAATATACAAGTACCTTGTAAGGCAGAGAATG ACTTGGCAGTATATTTTCCGCCCTATCCCAAAATGGGGACCGAGGGATTTTTCTGAACGGCAACTCAGAAAGCAATATAGTtctaaatat TACATCAGTTCAGAAGTACCGAAACTACTGAGCCGCTATCTAATGTCTAAAAGGGAGTCTAAAGTATATAAAGTGGATGTTCGTTACGACATGCAAAGAAGGTCAACGGTCAGCAAGGCGGTCGGTTTTAGCGCTcccagtaaaaaaaatatgtaa
- the LOC110380447 gene encoding uncharacterized protein LOC110380447 has protein sequence MDNLRGKPLEATTMDFDTESLLSLGTGVKYEDPKFHLNLVQRKELPSERPLINSTKCQRLSYFRAVTSSQSKCEIVATQHSNINSFLWFYSFNVFFKSLPHYFVHFFLAAYAPEEHLFIVKMVPICFGMKFLFAIVGFLEVLFLTDLTVVMGFYTFYGLVAKNPWNRCQKGRVYFDPMYNLTVHCYELKEFSTLFINKTHYQYEMFYVHQDTGEYFQVSQLEYYRDLVTYITSTWNISIFVLSWLAVHLLPLLAWKASYWKILHYCQWGVNYVDIVLFVYLLYMHYATGYHSEINPPIPYDKPGAEIKYGVTRLSVEAEQSLWAGDLEMLAESMTAPSVIHILVSRSSQEIDPAADSSVMMISNALTYIFRALLVSRVKQHCEELVHTTMPFSGFNEHSWFYYWPMLWTDFILGDIFSVFYMNFNMFTEMFMIGVTNLCVMETINYEWPRVKKWMIATVSYILGLVLYCTISIDTRAILWVYGKGIVSLAEVLFLYLVYPISRLVDDFTFHYGAPPTRLRILSIKLVPVYYALKLYLMFSSMWKAMSAAPVGQLNSHYVWSWFLMVLPIILGVFYMIYKYLVIHRTTWNYIFRPIPKWGPRDFSVRQLRKQFDSRYYIGSEVPRLLSRYLLSKRETKVFKVDVRYDVQRRSTVSKAVGFGAYKDAKSKMQ, from the exons ATGGATAACTTACGTGGGAAGCCGCTTGAGGCTACTACTATGGACTTTGATACGGAGAGCCTCTTGTCTCTGGGAACTGGAGTCAAATACGAAGATCCTAAATTTCATTTGAACTTGGTTCAAAGG AAAGAGCTGCCATCTGAGCGTCCTCTGATAAATTCGACGAAATGTCAAAGGTTATCGTACTTCAGGGCAGTAACTTCATCGCAATCGAAATGCGAGATTGTTGCGACACAACATAGCAACATAAACAG TTTCCTCTGGTTCTATTCTTTCAACGTGTTCTTCAAGAGCTTGCCTCATTACTTTGTTCACTTCTTCCTCGCTGCGTACGCGCCCGAAGAACACCTGTTTATTGTTAAGATGGTGCCTATCTGTTTTG gaatGAAATTCTTATTCGCCATAGTTGGATTTCTGGAGGTTCTATTTTTAACAGATTTGACAGTCGTAATGGGTTTTTACACCTTCTATGGTTTAGTAGCGAAGAACCCTTGGAATAG GTGTCAGAAAGGCAGAGTGTACTTCGATCCAATGTACAATCTCACAGTTCATTGCTATGagttgaaagaattttccacaCTCTTCATAAATAAGACTCATTATCAGTACGAGATGTTTTACGTTCATCAAGATACTGGCGAATATTTCCAAGTATCGCAACTGGAGTATTACAG AGATTTAGTGACTTATATTACGTCGACATggaatatttcaatttttgtaTTGTCGTGGCTTGCCGTGCATTTGTTGCCTCTGCTTGCTTGGAAGGCCTCTTATTGGAAG ATCTTGCACTACTGTCAATGGGGCGTCAACTATGTGGACATAgtattgtttgtatatttattgtatatGCATTATGCCACTGGATACCATTCTGAGATAAACCCTCCTATCCCGTATGACAAGCCAGGTGCAGAGATAAAATATGGTGTGACCAGACTATCTGTGGAGGCAGAACAGTCACTTTGG GCGGGTGATCTAGAAATGCTTGCGGAATCAATGACGGCACCTTCGGTTATCCATATTCTAGTATCAAGAAGTTCTCAAGAG ATTGACCCAGCAGCTGACAGTTCCGTGATGATGATATCCAACGCGTTAACTTATATATTCAGAGCCTTACTGGTATCCAGGGTTAAGCAACATTGCGAGGAATTGGTTCATACTACGATGCCCTTTTCTGGCTTTA atgAACATTCTTGGTTCTACTATTGGCCCATGTTGTGGACAGATTTTATTCTCGGTGATATATTTAGCGTATTTTACATGAACTTTAACATGTTCACAGAAATGTTTATGATT GGTGTAACAAACTTGTGTGTTATGGAAACGATTAATTACGAGTGGCCACGAGTAAAAAAGTGGATGATAGCAACCGTGTCATATATATTGGGACTTGTTTTGTACTGCACTATTTCTATCGAT ACTCGCGCAATTTTATGGGTGTACGGCAAAGGCATAGTATCTTTGGCAGAAGTTCTGTTCCTTTACCTAGTGTACCCGATATCCAGACTTGTTGACGATTTTACGTTCCATTACGGAGCCCCTCCTACACGATTGAGAATTTTAAGCATTAAACTGGTCCCTGTGTATTATGCG CTAAAACTATACCTAATGTTCAGCTCAATGTGGAAGGCGATGTCAGCGGCACCAGTGGGCCAGTTGAACAGCCACTATGTCTGGTCCTGGTTCCTCATGGTCCTACCCATTATATTGGGAGTATTCTACATGATATACAAATATCTTGTTATACATAGAACG ACTTGGAACTACATATTCCGCCCTATCCCAAAATGGGGGCCACGTGACTTTTCAGTGAGACAACTAAGAAAGCAATTTGATTCACGATAT TACATAGGTTCTGAAGTACCAAGACTGTTGAGCCGTTATCTTCTGTCAAAGAGAGAAACCAAGGTGTTCAAAGTGGATGTCCGTTATGACGTACAGAGGAGATCGACAGTCAGCAAGGCGGTTGGATTTGGAGCCTACAAAGATGCCAAATCTAAAatgcaataa